The proteins below are encoded in one region of bacterium:
- a CDS encoding CpsB/CapC family capsule biosynthesis tyrosine phosphatase, translating to MYDLHNHVLPGVDDGAVELRVALRMLEIAAKQGITHVACTPHSDDRADSERDRLFQSVFSHVKEAAKQRQIPVELILASELMVGAGILKVLALPSSSFGGKGKYCLIEFPIETPFEIIQNVVKAIRRQNIHPVLAHYERFSRAQRTMDQPQALRDAGAVLTLDAGSILGQFGNVLVKRSKQLLAWNVVDILTSDAHDDGSHGFCLQASVDATAAIVGLDATRKMVVDNPRRVWEGLPWPTDHVKGGAQG from the coding sequence GTGTACGATCTTCATAATCACGTTTTGCCGGGAGTGGATGATGGGGCGGTGGAACTCCGCGTGGCGCTGCGCATGCTGGAGATTGCCGCAAAGCAAGGCATCACTCACGTGGCCTGCACTCCGCATTCCGATGACCGCGCCGATAGCGAAAGAGACCGACTGTTTCAGTCGGTTTTTTCGCATGTGAAGGAAGCCGCAAAACAGCGGCAGATCCCCGTGGAACTGATTCTGGCTTCGGAACTGATGGTGGGGGCGGGCATTCTGAAAGTGCTTGCGCTGCCTTCCAGCAGCTTCGGCGGCAAAGGGAAATACTGTCTGATTGAGTTTCCCATCGAAACGCCCTTCGAAATTATTCAGAACGTCGTCAAGGCAATCCGGCGGCAGAATATTCATCCGGTGCTGGCGCATTACGAGCGCTTTTCCCGCGCGCAACGCACTATGGATCAGCCGCAGGCCTTGCGTGATGCGGGCGCCGTGCTGACGCTGGATGCGGGGTCGATTCTTGGGCAATTCGGCAATGTGCTTGTCAAACGCAGCAAGCAGCTTCTCGCGTGGAATGTGGTAGACATTCTGACCAGCGACGCGCACGATGACGGCTCGCATGGCTTCTGCCTTCAAGCCAGTGTGGATGCGACGGCGGCGATTGTGGGACTGGATGCGACTCGAAAAATGGTAGTGGATAATCCGCGCCGCGTGTGGGAAGGCCTGCCGTGGCCAACAGATCATGTGAAGGGTGGAGCGCAAGGATGA